In Janthinobacterium sp. 67, a genomic segment contains:
- a CDS encoding carbohydrate ABC transporter permease: MKKWAPYLFISPFFILFAVFSLFPLLFSIYLSFNQWEAASGVEAMQWVGLDNYKYALSDPWFLRSLGNTVWLALASGVPQHLVAIPLAAFIHNSFKRSRNLVIGIYFLPFITSSVAIAMVFNTLFSRDYGQINVLLQWCASLPLIGGLFPAESIDWLGSSLFIKPAVAFVIFWRYLGWNLVLYLSALQVIPKDLYEAATIDGASKRQQFWYITLPQLRPMIYLAVTLTIMGNLQLFEEPFVLVAESSGVSQSVMTTAIFVYKTAFSSGDFGTASAISWLLFLIIASTTWVNNRIFSRNERNERKEAK; this comes from the coding sequence ATGAAGAAGTGGGCGCCGTATCTTTTCATCAGCCCCTTCTTCATCCTGTTCGCCGTCTTCAGCCTGTTCCCGCTGCTGTTTTCCATCTATCTGTCGTTCAACCAGTGGGAAGCGGCCAGCGGCGTGGAAGCCATGCAGTGGGTGGGCCTGGACAACTACAAGTACGCCTTGAGCGACCCGTGGTTTTTGCGCTCGCTGGGCAATACCGTCTGGCTGGCGCTGGCCTCGGGCGTGCCGCAGCACCTGGTGGCCATTCCGCTGGCAGCGTTCATCCACAACAGCTTCAAGCGCTCGCGCAACCTGGTGATCGGCATTTACTTTTTACCGTTCATCACGTCCAGCGTGGCCATCGCCATGGTCTTCAACACCCTGTTCTCGCGCGACTATGGCCAGATCAATGTGCTGCTCCAATGGTGCGCCAGCCTGCCGTTAATCGGTGGCCTGTTCCCGGCCGAATCGATCGACTGGCTGGGCAGCTCGCTGTTCATCAAGCCGGCCGTCGCCTTCGTGATTTTCTGGCGCTACCTGGGCTGGAACCTGGTGCTGTATCTGTCCGCGCTGCAGGTGATCCCCAAGGATCTGTACGAGGCGGCCACCATCGACGGCGCCTCGAAACGCCAGCAATTCTGGTACATCACCTTGCCGCAGCTGCGCCCCATGATCTACCTGGCCGTGACACTCACCATCATGGGCAACCTGCAGCTATTCGAGGAACCGTTCGTGCTGGTGGCCGAATCGAGCGGCGTGAGCCAGTCCGTGATGACGACGGCCATCTTCGTCTACAAGACGGCGTTTTCCTCGGGCGACTTCGGCACGGCGTCGGCCATTTCCTGGCTGCTGTTTTTGATCATCGCCAGCACCACCTGGGTCAATAACCGCATTTTCAGCCGCAATGAACGCAATGAGCGCAAGGAGGCCAAATGA
- a CDS encoding GH1 family beta-glucosidase: MTTMHNDDIDTNFPATFTWGVATSAYQIEGAAAIDGRGPSIWDTFSHTDGKIIDGSNGDVACDHYHRYAEDVELIASLGVNAYRFSMSWSRVQPTGSGAWNEAGFDFYGRLLDALAAKGLDAHLTLYHWDLPQALQDEGGWLNRATCYHFAAYAAEVARRFGHKVASIATHNEPWCTAVLGHGTGQFAPGMADPAAAVQVSHHLLLSHGLAMQAMRAVNPPAKLGIVLNQWTATPATDSAQDRELAELEYARSVQWYMDAIFKGRYPVLALKHVDASALAIFENDFMDIKQPIDFLGVNYYTRAFMSAETPPRKPECKLGVNDMGWETYPQGLTELLVGLHREYRLPPVYITENGMAVADKPVDGKIHDAPRIEYVQLHLDALRAVIAQGIDVRGYFYWSLMDNFEWNSGYAKRFGMLYVDYATQQRSFKDSALWYRDFIAAQRASHAAVLAEEH; the protein is encoded by the coding sequence ATGACCACCATGCATAACGACGACATTGACACCAACTTTCCCGCCACCTTCACCTGGGGCGTGGCCACCAGCGCCTACCAGATCGAGGGCGCCGCCGCCATCGACGGCCGCGGCCCCTCCATCTGGGATACCTTCAGCCATACGGATGGCAAGATCATCGACGGCAGCAATGGCGACGTGGCCTGCGACCACTATCACCGCTACGCGGAGGACGTGGAACTGATCGCCAGCCTGGGCGTGAACGCCTACCGCTTTTCCATGTCCTGGTCGCGCGTGCAGCCCACGGGTTCCGGCGCCTGGAACGAGGCCGGCTTCGATTTCTATGGGCGCCTGCTCGACGCCCTGGCCGCCAAGGGGCTCGATGCCCACCTGACCTTGTATCACTGGGACTTGCCGCAAGCCTTGCAGGACGAGGGCGGCTGGCTCAATCGCGCCACCTGCTACCACTTCGCCGCCTATGCGGCCGAGGTGGCGCGCCGCTTCGGCCACAAGGTCGCCAGCATCGCCACCCATAACGAACCGTGGTGCACGGCCGTGCTGGGCCACGGCACGGGCCAGTTCGCGCCCGGCATGGCCGACCCGGCCGCCGCCGTGCAAGTGTCGCACCATCTGCTGCTGTCGCACGGCCTGGCCATGCAGGCGATGCGCGCCGTCAATCCGCCCGCGAAACTGGGCATCGTGCTCAATCAATGGACGGCCACGCCGGCCACCGACAGCGCCCAGGACCGCGAACTGGCCGAACTCGAATATGCGCGCTCGGTGCAGTGGTATATGGACGCCATCTTCAAGGGCCGCTACCCGGTTTTGGCCCTGAAACACGTCGACGCTTCAGCTTTGGCTATCTTTGAAAACGATTTCATGGATATCAAGCAGCCCATCGATTTCCTCGGCGTGAACTACTACACGCGCGCTTTCATGAGCGCCGAGACGCCGCCGCGCAAGCCCGAGTGCAAGCTCGGCGTCAACGACATGGGCTGGGAAACCTATCCGCAGGGCTTGACGGAACTGCTCGTCGGCCTGCACCGCGAATACCGGCTGCCGCCCGTCTACATCACGGAAAACGGCATGGCCGTGGCCGACAAGCCCGTCGACGGCAAGATCCACGACGCGCCGCGCATCGAGTACGTGCAGCTGCACCTGGACGCCTTGCGCGCCGTGATCGCGCAGGGCATCGACGTGCGCGGCTATTTCTACTGGAGCCTGATGGACAACTTCGAGTGGAACTCGGGCTACGCCAAGCGCTTCGGCATGCTGTACGTCGACTACGCCACGCAGCAGCGCAGCTTCAAGGACAGCGCCCTGTGGTACCGCGACTTCATCGCGGCCCAGCGCGCATCCCACGCCGCCGTCCTGGCCGAGGAGCACTGA
- a CDS encoding carbohydrate ABC transporter permease: protein MKTTRWTAYAMVAIGALIMVAPFYFMFVFATHTSAEIYSLPPPRWFGTALLNNLELLQERLPFWRNIGISLYVALMTTALTLFFCSLGGYAFAMYEFRFKRPLFTLVMASMIIPSFMNMIPTFMLMDFFGWLDQPRALYVPGAAGALGIFLMRQYIGTAIPKDLIEAARIDGCGEFAIYWRVVLPLIGPAMGTLGLITFINSWNNFITPLVVMRSVENYTIPLALRSMQAPNNTEWGALMTGAAIAVLPLLLMFFVASKRLIEGLTQGAVKG from the coding sequence ATGAAAACCACCCGCTGGACGGCCTACGCCATGGTGGCCATCGGCGCCCTGATCATGGTCGCGCCGTTCTACTTCATGTTCGTCTTCGCCACGCACACAAGCGCCGAGATCTACAGCCTGCCGCCGCCGCGTTGGTTCGGCACGGCCCTGCTCAACAACCTGGAATTGCTGCAGGAACGCCTGCCGTTCTGGCGCAATATCGGCATCAGCCTGTACGTGGCGCTGATGACGACGGCCCTGACCTTGTTCTTTTGTTCGCTGGGCGGCTATGCGTTTGCCATGTACGAGTTCCGCTTCAAGCGGCCCTTGTTTACCCTGGTGATGGCGTCGATGATCATTCCGTCCTTCATGAACATGATTCCGACCTTCATGCTGATGGATTTCTTCGGATGGCTGGACCAGCCGCGCGCCCTGTACGTGCCGGGAGCGGCCGGCGCGCTGGGGATTTTCCTCATGCGCCAGTACATCGGCACGGCCATCCCGAAGGATCTGATCGAGGCGGCGCGCATCGACGGCTGCGGCGAATTCGCCATCTACTGGCGCGTCGTACTGCCGCTGATCGGTCCCGCCATGGGCACCCTGGGCCTGATCACCTTCATCAACTCCTGGAACAATTTCATCACGCCGCTGGTCGTCATGCGCTCGGTCGAGAACTACACGATTCCGCTGGCCCTGCGCAGCATGCAGGCGCCGAACAACACGGAGTGGGGCGCGCTGATGACGGGCGCCGCCATCGCCGTGCTGCCGCTGCTGCTGATGTTTTTTGTCGCCTCGAAGCGTTTAATTGAAGGACTGACCCAGGGCGCAGTCAAAGGCTAG
- a CDS encoding extracellular solute-binding protein encodes MKSSILGAAPLAALTLAFGVAAAPATPTVLPQAAPLPALAPATITVASFPDLDRAVKTALPLWEKLYPQVKVKLVSLQIDDHHNSMTTALAAGARLPDVMAIDFRYVGSFAESKGMEDLLQLPYGAGQYRALFVPFTFVQATSARGTLGAMPADLGPGTLFYRKDLMDKAGIQETDLTQSWESYIAAGKKLKAATGTYLLAGASDLADIYIRANLKDGEGIYFGDKGQVLVDSPRFVKAFELAKAARVAGIDARTVAWTGEWAEGFKRDKVASQMMGSWLSGHLAKWLAPDSKGQWRAANLPAGALASYGGSFYGIPKKAANKTQAWEFIKFMTVNKDIQLHSLKEIGAFPALKAAYADPMMDEPQPYFGGQKTRLLARDTAAKIPVIRVDKFDAVARDIVNMELESVLAQNKDIKTALADAKALITHRARR; translated from the coding sequence ATGAAGTCAAGCATCCTTGGCGCCGCCCCCCTGGCAGCGCTGACCCTGGCCTTTGGCGTGGCCGCCGCACCCGCCACGCCGACCGTCCTCCCGCAGGCCGCACCGTTGCCGGCGCTGGCCCCGGCCACGATTACCGTCGCCTCGTTCCCCGACCTGGACCGCGCCGTGAAAACGGCCTTGCCCCTGTGGGAAAAGCTGTATCCGCAAGTGAAGGTCAAGCTGGTCAGCCTGCAGATCGACGACCACCATAACTCGATGACGACGGCGCTGGCGGCCGGCGCGCGCCTGCCCGACGTGATGGCCATCGACTTCCGCTATGTCGGCAGCTTCGCCGAATCGAAGGGCATGGAAGACTTGCTGCAGCTGCCATACGGCGCAGGGCAGTACCGCGCCCTGTTCGTGCCGTTCACCTTCGTGCAGGCGACCAGTGCGCGCGGCACCCTGGGCGCCATGCCGGCCGACCTGGGACCTGGCACCCTGTTCTACCGCAAGGACTTGATGGACAAGGCGGGCATCCAGGAAACCGATCTGACGCAATCGTGGGAGTCGTATATCGCGGCCGGCAAGAAGCTCAAGGCCGCCACCGGCACCTATCTGCTGGCCGGCGCCAGCGACCTGGCCGACATCTATATTCGCGCCAACCTCAAAGACGGCGAAGGCATTTACTTTGGCGACAAGGGCCAGGTGCTGGTCGACTCGCCCCGCTTCGTCAAAGCGTTCGAACTGGCCAAGGCGGCGCGGGTCGCCGGCATCGATGCGCGCACCGTGGCCTGGACGGGCGAGTGGGCCGAAGGCTTCAAGCGCGACAAGGTGGCCAGTCAGATGATGGGTTCGTGGCTCAGCGGCCACCTGGCCAAGTGGCTGGCGCCCGATTCCAAGGGCCAGTGGCGCGCGGCGAACCTGCCTGCCGGCGCGCTGGCGTCGTACGGCGGCTCGTTCTACGGCATTCCGAAAAAGGCGGCGAATAAAACCCAGGCCTGGGAATTCATCAAGTTCATGACCGTCAACAAGGATATCCAGCTGCACTCGCTCAAAGAGATCGGCGCGTTCCCGGCCCTCAAGGCCGCGTATGCGGACCCGATGATGGACGAGCCGCAGCCGTATTTCGGCGGCCAGAAGACGCGCCTGCTGGCGCGCGACACGGCGGCGAAAATCCCCGTCATCCGCGTCGACAAGTTCGACGCCGTGGCGCGCGACATCGTCAACATGGAACTGGAAAGCGTGCTGGCGCAAAACAAGGATATCAAGACGGCGCTGGCCGACGCCAAGGCCCTGATCACCCACCGCGCGCGGCGCTAG